The sequence below is a genomic window from Pseudorca crassidens isolate mPseCra1 chromosome 20, mPseCra1.hap1, whole genome shotgun sequence.
aatgcttggctcttttatctgtctatctatctatttatttatttatttttggctgtgttgggtcttcgttgctgtgcgagggctttctctagttgcggcgagcggggaccgctcttcatcgcggtgcgcgggcctctcactgtcgcggcctctcccgttgcggagcacaggctccggacgcgcaggctcagcggccatggctcacgggcccagccgctccgcggcatgtgggatcttcccagaccagggctcgaacccgtgtcccctgcatcagcaggcagattctcaaccagtgcgccaccagggaagccctttttttctttttttttgtctgcaacACGCAGCTctcgggatcttagctccccaaccagggattgaaccccgggcccttggcagtgaaagcgcagagccccaaccgctggaccgccagggaattcccgagacTGGGAGGTTTTGAAGAGAACCCACGTTCCCAGCTTCACTTGGGGATTCAATGAGATAACGATGCCTGGCACGGAACATAAGAAGTGCTCCATAAACGTCAGCTGtcgtttattatttattttttaccatatTTCATAGACTCTAAGGTACCACCAAAGCAAAGAAACATCCTGATCAGAATGTGAAATGATACGCGTCTTAGAACCAATGAAATACAACAGCACAGTCAAACCCATAAGGCCTGGTTCCCCACCACTAAATCAGGCCTGATGCTTCGTCGGGCGCTGGGCTCTGGTGACAGCCCTAGAACGATGAGGCCAGGGCCACAAGGGGTTGTCCAGGGTCTCTGGCCATTTGACAGGGGAAGGGGATGGAGGCAGGGGGCATGGGGGGGGCAGCGCAGGCGGGAGACCAGTcctgggccctgccctccaggtTGGTCACAGCAAATGTCGGAGCAATTGCAGCGCGCCCAGCGCCAGGCTGGTGGTGGCCCCTGCCATCCGGCCGCCTGTGGGGTGGGGGGCCCCGTTACACAGGTGGCCGGTGCAGCAGTTGGTGGTGAGGCTGTAGGTGACGCCCATGTAGCTGACGGGCTCCTCGCGGCCACACGAGGTGGCTGGCACGCAGCCTTTGTTGGTGATGGGGCTGACGCCGGGGGCCACCCCATGGCCCGTGAAGCAGTCCTCGTCATCGCCACAGCGCATGTGCATGCCAGGACAGATCGTGGAGTCGGTCAGCTCACAGAAGACGCAGTCCTTGGTGCCCATCGTGCCTGGGGGCAGAGCCATCACCAGAAGCAGCAGCCAGCCGAGGACCATGGTGGCCTGGCGGCGGTGACAGTGCCCAAGCCAGGCAGTAGGCTTCCTGGGCCTCCCGGAACTGCTGAATGGCACTCCTCACGCCCGCAAGGCTTGTACCCCTGGTTCTGGTCTCCCAGGATCAGCACCTGGCGTGTCCTCGGTTCCCAATGCTCCGCATCCCTCTCGGAAGCTCTGTTGTGACCATGGCTCTCCGGTCCTTGGGTCTCAGAAACTCCACCGGGATGGAGATGAGCCAGTGGCCGCTGCCTGACAAGAGACTTTGTGCAGCGGAATGGGGTGACCTCACAGACCCCACCCAGGGTTCCCACTGACTGCTCTGGGGGTGAGGTCataggtgggggaggggtgtcacAATCTGAGGGGCAGGCTGGCCGGCCGACCTGCCCGGGAGCAAGGACACTGCCGCTCCACCTAGGTAAGGGAGCTCAGACCAACTTTCATCATCTCGGCTGCGAACTCATCCGCTCTGCCGGGCGCTGGGTGCTGTCCCGCCACGTGCAAGATACACAGCCCGGGGCGAGCCTGTTTTTCCGATGGGCAAACCAATGAAGCTCAGGAAGGAAAACTGATACGTCCAAGGTCCCCTGAGCCAGGACAAGAGTCCAGGTTCACTTAATTCAAgagagcatttactgagcacctgctgtgtaccaAGCCCTGTGCTCAATGCTTTAAATCACAGCCACTGTGGTCACAGCGATAGTAAGGGCACAGCTCACCACGGCTCGCAGGCTTTTAATGCTGGGCACCTACCAGGCCCCGGGCCGGAGGCCTGACCCATGCTCTCTGATTCTAATCTTCCTACGTTTTAGCTCCATattacagatgaacaaactgaggcagggagcaggcacacctagagcctggcacacagcaagcacttaataaatggcaATCACTGTAGGAAGCAGCTGAGTCTTCAGTCCCTGAGGGTGTCAGAATCCCATCTCTCtccagagggggaaactgaggcatcccTCCATGGGGACAAGGCAGAGGCCAGGTTTAAACTCGAGTCTGATTCCAGATGATCATTTAAGTATGTTAACTGATGTTGTCTTCACATCAACCCTCTGGGGTAGGTACTTCATTGTTCCCATTGTACAGAGGTGCATGTTGAGGCCAGAGGGATGGCAGGACTTGGCGGAGGTCACAGAGCCCGCCCTGGGACCAGGTTGGGGCCTGGTGATGGGGGCCAGACCAGGCTTCTGGGGATGCTTGGAGATCCTGACCCCCACCTCTGTGCCCCCCAGCTTCACATGGAGTGACTCACGCCTGCACCGTGGTCTGGTGACCCTGCTGACCGGTGAGATCGCCGATGCCTTCAGCCGAGAGTTCCGGACACTCTATGCGGCCTCCTGGCCGCTCCCGCCCGCGCCCACCCCAGGTCCCTTTGTCAGAGCCCTGGGGGGGTTGCAGCTGGCCTACAGCCCGCATCACGTGGTCCGCCGCTGCTCCGTGGCCCCCCTGTCGCCGCCACCACTGCCTGATGGCTCGCTGGCCCAACGCCTGGCCGCCTGCCGAGTCTTCGAGGGGGACAGGCAGGAGACCCTGGCCAAGCCAGGGCCAGCTCTTAGCGACATCCTGAGGAGTGTACAGCGAGCCCGGACCCCCAGTGGCCCCCTGGCCCAGCACAGCCGCTCCCTATGGGACCTGAGCCGCCTGTCCCAGCTGTCAGGCTCTAGTGACGGTGACAATGAGGTGAGACCTGGTGGCTGGCCTGAGAGAGAATAGCTGGAAGAGGATAGAGGCATGTGAGCGCCTGCGATGTGCCTggccccgggggtggggtggggcggggaaaaACAAAACTGCTCCCCTGCATTCATAATCGCATCGTCCACTTCCTGTatccctactgtgtgctgggcagggGAGTGCCTGGTAACACTGGGCAGAGACCCCGAGAGCCCTGGGTGTGAAACCTGGCAAGGTACACCAACTGTGAGAGCTCCGGGCGTGGGAGGGGAAGAAAtgccttctctgaacctcagtgttctcatcaaGGAAATGGGCTGAGCTAGTGTCCCCATCCTCAGTTTGCTTGGGAGGAGGAGTCAATGAAATCGAAAGAAATAGAATAATCACCATCATTACAATAAATTCCCAAAgtggaatttattttgatttcctgATATCTTCCCAGGGCAATGAAGCGATACTCTTATTACACTCACTTTTATGGatgggaaagctgaggctcagagaggttgtgtTTAACTTGCCCAAGTCAAAGCAACGATCTTTTGCGGGCACCTTGCCACGTGCCAGGCCCCGTGCCAAGCGCTTTCGCAGAGGTGGTTAAATGTAACCCTATGAGGTGGATGTGATTACAGCTCTCCAcccacccatttcacagatggggaaactgaggcaccagggAGGAATTGGACCTTAGCCCTGGTTGCCTCCCAGGCAAGACTTTTAAATGCTCTGCTTGCTGGCTTCCTAGATTCAAGTGTGCTAGGGGTATTGGGGAGGGGATTAGGGAAGGTCAGGGGggtctcccctcccttcccccagctgctTAGACACTGGGGTTCCGGCAGAGCCTGCCCCAGTTCTCTGGGGAACCCTGGGCAGGCCCTCAGTGTCCTCAGCTGTGAAGTGGGCTATGGAGAGGGTAAGAGCAGAGCCACGTGGGAGAAACCGGTGGATTCTCCTTGGATCCAGACAGACCTGGGGTCAGTTCCTCTGTGAGCTGtgccccctctgagcctcagtttccccatctgctaaGTGGGAGCTCAAGGACTCTCTGGAGAGTGAGGGAGAAAGTCCCAGGAATCATCTCCCTCCACCCGGGTCAAGGGGAGAAGAGGGATGGGCAAGGGCCAGGTCCTTACTTCTCCCCCGTCCTGAGCCGCCCTCACCCAGCATCAACTCCCTTGGCAAATATTTGCTCCCCCCATGAAGCTGCCGGCTGCTTCCTGTTCCTCCCCACTGCAAAGCTGCGCGTGGGGATGCAGCTCCTTGCCCCTTCTGTAGGTCTGGGCGTCCCTGGCCTCTCCACTCACTTCCTTCCTGGTTCTGGAGACCCCTCGGAGTTTCACACCCTCCCCTCCGTCATCACCTCCCTCCGGTctcacctccttcctcctctgggcCCCCAAGTGCCTCCTCTcacctccctctctttccctccacaGCTCAAGAAGTTCTGGGGCTCCAAGGACACCCCAGCCAAGGCTCTGATGAGGCAGCGGGGCGCTGGAGGGGCCCCTGGTGGTGAGGCGGACTCCGGTCCCCTGGCCCCGTCCCAGCCCTGGAGTGGCCCCTTGCCTCTCATCCCTGCCCGCCGCCTCCACTATCCGTCCCCGACCCGAAGGCGGTTTGGTGAAGATGCTGCCTCCAAACTCCCAGAACCCAGAGGCATCCGGCAGCCAGACCGGGCCGCCCAGCCAGGACTCAGGGGGCGGCGCTGACAGGAGCCGAAGCCAAATGGGGCTGGCCCCGTCCCAGGACAGTCGGACAACTGTTGCTCAAAGCCCCCCTGCCTCACTGTTGTACCTTGAACAAGGCTTCTGACCTCAGTGTCTGGGAAgtggaagggatttttttttcttttcttttcttttcacttgttCTAGAACTTGGGCAAGCCCGGTGCTCACTCTAGACCTCATTGTCACAGCCTAGAAAATGGGCATAAGGTCTCCACTAGCTGGCATCCTAGAACAGCACACATCGTGTTCCGGCCGGGTCAGAACTTCTCTGAGGAGAGGCCTGGCTGAGTGGCCCCCATGCTGGAATTGTGTGGAGTGAAGATGGGGCGTCCCTGGGGCTGAGGGGGGGCTTCCTGCACCTGCCATGCTCGGGAGCTGTGGGTAAACTGAGCTTGGCCGAGGAGAGGAGAGAACCCGACCAGGGGAGCCGAGCTGAATCATGAGGGACCGGAAATTGGTGAGGACATGCCTGTTGGGGAACAGGTCAGGGCCATGGAGAGGGACCCAGCAGGTGCTGGAACTGTTTTGTGGGCGCTAAGGGGGGAGCTGTTAGGGCTGCCTTTTACCCCTGCTCAGAATAAAGCTGCTTCGTGCCAGAAACTTGCATTTCCACAGTCTCATGGGAGACCCAGGAGTCCAGACCTGACCCCCCtactccctcagacccaggagtccgGGGCCCCAACACCCTCCTCCCCAAGGAGCCAGGGGCCCTGGTCGGCATCACTCTGCTTCCCAAGGATCCAGGGGTCTGGGCTGCAGCACCCTGACCCTAGGGGGGTCAGGTGCCCAGTGctggcctcccttcccccacctttgCCTCTGGGAGAGGCTTCTGAATCACCGACCCCACTGGCGTGCCAGGTGGGTTAGCGGACCTCGCCCTCCCCAGGCCTTGGGTGCCCTGCTCGGGTCCCCACCCCGGCCTCGGTGGCCGGCAGAGGCGCCCCGTCCGCCCTCGCGCGCCCCCTGCCGCCCGCCTGCGGCACGCCACCTCCAAGGCGCATCGAGGAGCCGGGGCAGTAGCGATGCGTTTATTCTCAGGGTCACGGGTGGGGTGGCTCGGAGGCCTGGTCTGGGCTGGGACTCGGGTCGGGACTGGGGTCGGGGTCCGGACCGGCGTCCTTGGGGTCCACGTCCCAGGGGAAGTTCGGCAGCCCCCGCATCCGCTCGCGGTAGACTCGGTCGAAGGCTTCGCTCTGCGCCACCGTGAAGTGATTCTTCCAGTCACCGCAGATccctggagggaagggagggacggCCGAGGTGAGGGGTATCCAGAGCATCGTCCCCCGCCCCCAAGATCCCAGCACCTTCTTTCCCACCTCCTGGCCTTTGCCTATGGCGTTCCCTTTGCAAGAAGCGCTGGCCTTCCCCCGGCCCCCTCCATCTCCATGTTTGCCCCTTTCCCTCCTGCGATGATGGCTGACACTTACTTACACTGGCAACCAGTCGCCTGGCCAGACCCCTGGGCGCCATtcttgccccctccctccctcagcttCCTCCTGCCCTACTCCTCCCTCCAGCAGACCTCCTACCTTCCTCCACCGACCTCTTAAATCTCTACCCAGAACTCCGCCTCCTCACCTGGCATTCCTGCACATCCTTCCCAGCCCCTGTATCACCTCCCCTGTGCCCTGTCCCTCACCTCCCTTGCTAGAACAGGGCTTCCTCGCTCCAGTGTTCCAACGCCTCCACTACCTTCAGTATTGCTCTGACACTGGGAACCAGTGCTTTCCCTGCACTTAGTGGGGAAAGTGCATGCCGACCCTTTGCCAGGATTCACTCCTTAGCCCCTCACAGCAACCGAGAAGGTAAGGGGCATGACTTTGCTAGTTCTCTGTGCCCCGAGGTGAGCACTCAGATCCCTCAAGTTTCTCATCGCATGGGATAACCAGGGCCACTAGCCTTTACCTGGAATCCTGGGGCCAAAGTCATTTGgatcacagtatttttttttttaacatctttattggagtataaatgctttacaatgttgtgttggtttctgctgtataacaaagtgaatcagctatatgtatacatgtatccccatatcccctccctctcaccctccctatcccacccctctaggtggtcactaagcagggaactgatctccctgtgcgacgcagctgcttcccactagctattttacatttggtagtgtatatatgtccatgccactctctcacttcatcccagcttacccttccccctccctgtggatcacagtattttgaattttaacaaatataccacaTTACATGACACCCCTAGTGAGGTCTGGGGGGCTCCCTGTGGTGGGCTGAATAATGAGCTCCCACCAAGATGTCCACGACCTAACCCTTAGAACCTATGAATATGTGACCTGACACGGCAAAAGGGACttcgcagatgtgattaagttaaagatcttgacGCTTAATGGCAAACATCCTTATAAGAGGATGCAGGAGGGTCAGCGTCAGAGAGTAGAAGATGTTtctgaaggtggaggaaggggccacgagccaagggATGCAGGCGGGTCTGGAAACTGTAAAGGCAGGGAACCAATTCTCCCCTAGAGTCTCCAGAAAGAACACGGTACTGACACTttaattttagcccagtgaggctGATTTTGGACCTCTGACATCCAGAATGGTAAGggagtgaatgtgtgtgtgtgtggttttctttttaatcttttctttttttttttctttttttggctgcaccgtgcgagatcttagttccccaaccccggggccacggcagtgagtcctaaccactggactgccaggaaatgccctgaatgtgtgtttttttttgtttttgtttttgtttttgtttttttttgcggtatgcgggcctctcactgttgtggcctctcccgttgcggagcacaggctccaaacgcgcaggctcagcggccatggcttacgggcccggccgctccacggcatgtgggatcctcccggaccggggcacgaacccatgtcccctgcatcagcaggcagactctcaaccactgcgccaccagggaagcccccgtgtgTGGTTTTTTAAGGCACAAAGTTTGTGGTATTTGGTTCCAGCaggaatagaaaactaataaactCCCACCCTCAGCCTGTAATCCAACACTTGAATATTTCTGGGGGGAACTTTAACGCTAAGAAGGATTCCCAAGGACTCCAGATAGCCTCACAGCGTTCAGAGCTGGCTATGGCAACGCCCTGATGCGTCTTCTTCCCACGGGGAGCTCTCTGGGAGTGGTGGGTCTGAGACGGCAGGCACATCCGCAGCACCAGCTGTGTGCCAGTCCCCGTGCTAAGCCCTCTGTGTGGATTCATGGGTCCACAGTGACCCCATGAAGGCAACCCTGTTGGAGCATCCCCATGTAACAGCtggggaaacaggcccagagaggttaaataactggcCCAAGACACACAGCCGGGCAGTGGCCTAATGGGGCTTGGAACCCCAGAGTCCCCTCACCTTTCCGGAGGAAGGCACCGTGGCTCTGGTCCAGCAGGCTGGGGGGCAGCAGGGAGAAGTTGGACATGGTGTTGGCTTTCATGGCTTTGAAGGCCGAGTGCGCCACGACGGACTCCAGCGCTTCCTCGCCCAGCGGCCGGCCCAGGAACTGACAGATGCGCTGCACGGAACTGTGGAGATCctgggggcaggagagagggGTCAGGGGATGAGTCAGCGGAGGTGAGGGGAGCCCAGACCAGGAAGGAGCATCAGTCCCAGAGTTCATTTGCCTGACTCCCAACCCAGACCTGGAATCTGGGTGATTCtgcctctttgcctcagtttcctcacctccaaGCCGAAGGGTTGGGCTATGGCCTCTGAAGGTTTTTGACAGTGTGGGGTTTTGGAGGGTtctgtgggtgggagggaaggggtgggCCTGGGTCAGAGGTCACAGCAGGGGGCAGAGGTCAGTCCAGCATCTTATGGAGAGTCACCCTCTTTCAGGTTTGAAACGGGTGTCAACTGGTCTGTGCCCcaaactgccccccaccccaggtcccCATCCCAGAACAGCCCGTCATTCACCCAGAGCCAGACTCCTGGCCCGGCCTCACCTCCCcttgccccctccccctcttGCCCCTGTCAGTCAACAGCCCGGTCTCTCCTGCTTCAGCTCTCTGCCATATCCCCTGCTCTGTGTCCCCACAGCCCCTAGCACTGGCCAGGCCTTGTCCTCTCCCTCTGGACCCTTGCCTCACCCTCCTCcccggcctccctgcctccagtcccTCACacccagagctcaccctgcccctcccctgttCCCAGCCCTCCTGTGGCTTCCCAGGGCCCCAGTCCCCAGGCCTCGCTTTTAAGGACAGGCATGGCCTggtctttcctctccttccctgtgcTTTCCTCCCTGCAGGCCTTGGCATGGGGCTGCCAGGAATGCCCTGCACCACCCTTCTCCACCTGACGAACTTACCCATCCAGATGCAGCTCAAGTATCACCTCCCTCATGACTGATGGTTCCAGTCACTGTggattaagcacctactgtgtaccgaTCTCTAGTCCAAGCCCCTCATGTGTATTTTGCCAATCCTCCCAATAGCCTGGCAGAGGGCTGTCGTTACCCCCATCAGTAACTGGAGGCCCAGAAAGGGGAAGACActttccagggtcacacagccaaggAGGAGCTCAGATTTGAGTCTCCAAAGCCCACAATCCTCTCTTCTATCTCCCTGACTTCCCTGATACGCAGCGCCCGGCACAGTCAGCCTTCTGGTCAGTTCCACCGACCCCACGGCCCAGATTTTCCAGGTCATTCTTGGTTTCATAAGCCTCCATCCCTTTATCCTCTTGAACCACTGACGTGTCCCAGAAATTCTAACATGTTGGCAGCTCCTCACACTCAGGGGCAGCCCAGAAGCTCGGTCAGGCTGCGTGGCCCAGTTTTTGGTTCAGAGAACAAAGCTTGATGGAAAACAGAGGGGAGGGGTGATGCCGAAATCTCTTCTAGATCTTTCCATCAAAAGAGATTTACcagggtggaaaaaaaaaaaaaccaaacccatgGGGTCTGCAGTGAAGAGCTGTGCGCCTCAGGCAGCTTCTCAACTCTCTCGAGGTTATAAGCCCCCacttt
It includes:
- the SPACA4 gene encoding sperm acrosome membrane-associated protein 4 encodes the protein MVLGWLLLLVMALPPGTMGTKDCVFCELTDSTICPGMHMRCGDDEDCFTGHGVAPGVSPITNKGCVPATSCGREEPVSYMGVTYSLTTNCCTGHLCNGAPHPTGGRMAGATTSLALGALQLLRHLL